A genomic region of Micromonospora sp. NBC_01796 contains the following coding sequences:
- a CDS encoding recombinase family protein, which produces MRRGAKYRRISDDREGRELGIARQDEDLDELGEREGVVWVADYVDNDISASTRSSKPRPDYERMLRDAKAGQFEVIGAYTTGRLTRRPREHEDLIELAEKHGTEFVYIKSPSFDLNTSAGRRIARILAANDAGEAEDIAERVQRDVRRRAEAGEFHGGQVPFGVTPVWGTKRVRGREVPRIIDFNLDAEHVAWLDDGADRLLNGETIYGLCKSWNDAGRRTDAGNLWEPRTLKRIYTEPAIIGKREYGGKLVPAPWPAMIAETKWHRLRILLLDPDRRTSETNQRRYELSGLVFCCRVINGKACGTRLHSNANGTFECPKMQGGCGRLRIAMEHLDRYVVDMLFYRADEVREALTVVAPDTDDIERDLRAALVADDEALRTVADERDDGKIQKPEYDRRRTRIEDRMATTRAKLAAIVRTPANMPTGTELRRVWNERDVTWRRTMFGMFIQRIDIGPHPTNPDTGRPLASAPSRRRGETEEAWRERFDLARAHILAQRVTVTWAA; this is translated from the coding sequence ATGAGACGTGGTGCGAAGTACCGCCGGATCAGCGATGACCGGGAAGGGCGGGAGCTAGGGATCGCCCGCCAGGACGAGGACTTGGACGAGCTTGGCGAACGGGAAGGGGTCGTGTGGGTAGCGGACTACGTTGACAACGACATCTCGGCGAGCACCCGGTCATCCAAACCTCGGCCGGACTATGAACGGATGCTCCGCGACGCAAAGGCTGGCCAGTTCGAGGTCATCGGGGCTTACACCACCGGTCGCCTGACCCGTCGTCCTCGCGAACATGAAGACCTCATCGAGCTGGCCGAGAAGCACGGCACCGAGTTTGTCTACATCAAATCGCCGTCGTTCGACCTCAACACATCAGCCGGACGACGGATCGCGCGCATCCTGGCTGCCAACGACGCAGGCGAGGCGGAGGACATCGCGGAACGGGTCCAACGTGACGTGAGGCGCCGCGCTGAGGCAGGCGAGTTCCACGGTGGGCAGGTCCCGTTCGGTGTCACCCCGGTCTGGGGAACGAAACGAGTGCGTGGCCGGGAGGTGCCTCGGATCATCGACTTCAACCTGGACGCTGAACACGTCGCGTGGCTTGACGATGGTGCCGACCGGTTGCTCAACGGCGAGACGATCTACGGCCTGTGCAAGTCCTGGAACGACGCAGGCCGCCGGACCGACGCCGGGAACCTGTGGGAACCGAGAACCCTGAAGCGGATCTACACCGAGCCAGCGATCATCGGAAAGCGCGAGTACGGGGGCAAGCTAGTACCGGCACCCTGGCCAGCCATGATCGCTGAGACCAAGTGGCACCGCCTCCGCATCCTGCTGCTAGATCCGGACCGCCGGACCAGCGAAACGAACCAGCGGCGGTACGAGCTGTCTGGCCTGGTGTTCTGTTGCCGGGTCATCAACGGCAAGGCGTGCGGCACCCGCCTGCATTCCAACGCCAACGGGACGTTCGAGTGCCCGAAGATGCAGGGTGGGTGTGGTCGACTGCGCATCGCCATGGAACACCTCGACCGGTACGTGGTCGACATGCTGTTCTACCGGGCCGACGAGGTACGTGAGGCGTTGACCGTCGTTGCCCCGGACACCGACGACATCGAGCGGGACCTACGTGCCGCCCTGGTGGCCGATGACGAAGCCCTGCGCACGGTGGCGGACGAGCGGGACGACGGCAAGATTCAGAAACCCGAGTACGACCGACGCCGGACCCGCATCGAGGACCGCATGGCCACGACGCGCGCCAAGCTGGCCGCGATCGTCCGCACCCCGGCCAACATGCCGACCGGTACCGAACTACGGCGGGTGTGGAACGAACGGGACGTGACCTGGCGCCGAACCATGTTCGGGATGTTCATCCAGCGGATCGACATCGGACCACACCCAACCAACCCCGATACCGGTAGGCCGCTGGCCAGCGCACCATCACGCCGTAGGGGTGAGACCGAGGAAGCATGGCGCGAACGGTTCGACCTGGCCCGTGCCCACATCCTCGCCCAGCGGGTCACGGTGACGTGGGCTGCGTAG
- a CDS encoding type II secretion system F family protein, translated as MSTPTAVVLGLAGAAGLVLAAGRPTKRSTRRRLVRLDLDSVRGAAGADGRAGAGKGPDAAAGNGHRRPDLIRLGALLGGVAVVVVLGGWTGAVAGVLAGIVSDRLLRRLEPASARRLRLREVADLPLGADLLAAALRAGAPVDRAVLSVAEALGGPLGDRLHRVGRTLRLGGEPAEAWAHLGSVPGGDRLTAAAVRTSTSGAALAGALTRLADDLRADRAVTVEAAARRAGVLIVLPLGLCFLPAFILAGLVPVIVAVLGDVL; from the coding sequence ATGTCGACTCCCACGGCGGTGGTCCTCGGCCTGGCCGGCGCGGCCGGACTCGTTCTCGCCGCCGGCCGACCCACCAAACGGTCGACCCGGCGCCGGCTGGTCCGACTCGACCTGGACAGCGTCCGGGGCGCCGCCGGTGCAGACGGTCGGGCTGGTGCCGGCAAGGGCCCGGATGCCGCTGCCGGGAACGGCCACCGCCGGCCGGATCTGATCCGGCTCGGGGCGCTGCTCGGTGGCGTGGCCGTGGTGGTTGTGCTCGGCGGCTGGACCGGGGCGGTGGCAGGGGTGCTGGCCGGCATCGTGAGCGACCGGCTGTTGCGCCGGCTCGAACCGGCCAGTGCCCGCCGGCTCCGGCTGCGCGAGGTTGCCGACCTGCCGCTCGGCGCGGACCTGCTGGCTGCGGCGCTGCGTGCCGGCGCCCCGGTCGACCGGGCGGTGCTGTCCGTCGCCGAGGCCCTCGGCGGTCCACTCGGTGACCGGCTGCACCGGGTCGGCCGGACCCTGCGCCTCGGCGGAGAACCGGCGGAGGCGTGGGCCCATCTCGGTTCGGTGCCCGGCGGGGACCGGCTCACCGCCGCCGCCGTCCGTACCTCCACCAGCGGTGCGGCGCTCGCCGGGGCGCTGACCCGGCTCGCCGACGATCTCCGCGCCGATCGGGCCGTCACGGTCGAGGCCGCGGCGCGGCGGGCCGGTGTCCTGATCGTGCTGCCGCTCGGGCTGTGTTTCCTGCCCGCCTTCATTCTCGCCGGCCTGGTGCCGGTGATCGTCGCCGTGCTCGGCGACGTGCTCTGA
- a CDS encoding type II CAAX endopeptidase family protein, with product MTIAAPTRPRGGLTAFWAVTFGWTFAFWLLAIALGGSATSSPTAVPYLLGGFGPVIGAIVLRVRRSRRREPVPAHAVRTRLGVRLLWALPMLALASVTVLAGALLAEFLGGPVLSLTEGRDLVATVGGPVPFFVSMLIAGPLAEEPGWRGTAYPRLLASLSRLQAGLLLGAAWAVWHLPLFFIDGTLQAEFGLVSWSGLLFTLSVFPMALLTGYAYELAGVTSSIAVHLGVNMTMALLTVKSPITQVFVLAVQVIVAIALLARQRRLRPARVDLHPVVADSSLQVSPTRG from the coding sequence GTGACTATCGCAGCCCCCACTCGTCCGCGCGGCGGCCTTACTGCTTTCTGGGCGGTCACCTTCGGCTGGACGTTCGCGTTCTGGCTTCTGGCAATCGCACTCGGCGGATCGGCGACGAGTTCCCCCACCGCCGTTCCTTACCTGCTCGGTGGCTTCGGCCCGGTGATCGGAGCGATCGTCCTGCGAGTACGGCGCTCCCGCCGCCGCGAACCCGTACCCGCCCATGCGGTGAGGACCCGGCTGGGCGTACGACTGCTCTGGGCCCTGCCCATGCTGGCGCTGGCCTCGGTAACCGTCCTGGCAGGCGCACTGCTCGCGGAATTCCTGGGCGGTCCCGTGCTGAGTCTGACCGAGGGGCGGGACCTCGTCGCGACCGTCGGCGGGCCCGTGCCGTTCTTCGTCAGCATGCTGATCGCCGGTCCATTGGCCGAGGAGCCCGGTTGGCGTGGTACGGCGTACCCACGCCTGCTCGCGTCGCTGAGTCGCCTTCAGGCCGGTCTGCTGCTGGGTGCCGCCTGGGCGGTATGGCACCTGCCACTGTTCTTCATCGACGGCACCCTTCAGGCCGAGTTCGGTTTGGTCAGCTGGAGCGGGTTGCTGTTCACCCTCAGCGTCTTCCCGATGGCACTGCTCACCGGTTACGCCTACGAGCTTGCCGGGGTTACCTCGTCGATCGCGGTCCACCTGGGCGTCAACATGACAATGGCGCTGTTGACCGTCAAGTCACCAATCACGCAGGTCTTCGTCCTGGCGGTTCAGGTCATCGTCGCGATCGCGCTGCTCGCCCGGCAGCGTCGTCTCCGGCCGGCTCGGGTGGACCTCCACCCGGTCGTCGCGGACTCGTCGCTTCAGGTCAGTCCGACCCGAGGTTGA
- a CDS encoding macro domain-containing protein produces MTPLRIVKGDATSPQAAGPKVIAHVCNDIGGWGAGFVVAVSRRWPEPERDYRQWHRGRAGNDFGLGAVRLVQVRPDIWVANMIGQRGIKRGSAGPPIRYDAVERCLAALGEQALGLAASVHMPRIGCGLAGGRWEKIEPLVVAALCERQLAVTVYDWP; encoded by the coding sequence GTGACACCGTTGCGGATCGTCAAGGGTGATGCGACCAGCCCGCAGGCGGCAGGCCCGAAGGTCATCGCCCATGTGTGCAACGACATCGGGGGCTGGGGTGCCGGATTTGTCGTCGCGGTCTCGCGTCGGTGGCCGGAGCCCGAACGTGACTACCGTCAGTGGCACCGAGGGAGGGCGGGCAACGACTTCGGGCTCGGTGCCGTACGGCTGGTGCAGGTTCGACCCGACATCTGGGTCGCGAACATGATCGGGCAACGCGGCATCAAGCGTGGCAGTGCGGGGCCGCCGATCCGGTACGACGCCGTCGAGCGCTGCCTGGCCGCGCTCGGCGAGCAGGCGCTGGGGCTCGCGGCGTCCGTACACATGCCACGGATCGGTTGTGGGCTCGCCGGTGGTCGCTGGGAGAAGATCGAGCCCCTCGTTGTCGCCGCGCTCTGCGAACGTCAGCTTGCCGTGACCGTCTACGACTGGCCATGA
- a CDS encoding DUF4244 domain-containing protein has product MNTAEYAVGTLAAVAFAGILLKVLTSGNVQSALTAVIDRALK; this is encoded by the coding sequence ATGAACACCGCCGAGTACGCCGTCGGCACGCTCGCCGCCGTCGCGTTCGCCGGCATCCTGCTCAAGGTCCTGACCTCCGGAAACGTCCAGTCGGCGTTGACCGCCGTGATCGACCGGGCGCTGAAGTGA
- a CDS encoding type II secretion system F family protein: MGNRARWRAIVGAPAEDAGQAAVGWRIGVPGWVDAAPKRVAVVVAGLAAVAGAVLGGPVAGFAGLAYGGLAGRAALRRRTGRVVERARRRQLDGLCALAADLRAGLPITNALPSTAGPEADRAVAAAAATGGGSGSAGRIDGLARAAVRLAEQTGAPLADLLERIEADARAMDRGLAAAAAQAAGARATAMLLAGLPLGGIALGYGIGVDPLAVLLRTPIGAGCAVGAIVLQLAGLAWADRLAGSALRAA, encoded by the coding sequence GTGGGAAACCGGGCGCGGTGGCGGGCAATCGTCGGAGCACCGGCCGAGGACGCCGGACAGGCTGCGGTCGGATGGCGGATTGGTGTGCCCGGCTGGGTGGACGCCGCACCGAAGCGGGTTGCCGTGGTTGTCGCCGGGTTGGCGGCGGTTGCCGGAGCCGTGCTGGGTGGACCGGTCGCCGGATTCGCCGGCCTGGCGTACGGCGGCCTCGCGGGACGGGCGGCGTTGCGTCGGCGTACCGGACGGGTCGTCGAGCGGGCCCGCCGCCGCCAACTGGACGGCCTCTGTGCACTCGCCGCCGACCTCCGCGCCGGCCTACCGATCACCAACGCGCTGCCGTCGACCGCCGGTCCGGAGGCAGATCGCGCAGTTGCCGCTGCCGCGGCGACTGGCGGCGGGAGCGGGAGCGCAGGGCGGATCGACGGGCTGGCCCGAGCGGCCGTCCGGCTCGCCGAGCAGACCGGCGCACCCCTGGCCGATCTGTTGGAGCGGATCGAGGCCGACGCCCGAGCGATGGATCGCGGACTCGCCGCTGCCGCCGCCCAGGCCGCCGGTGCCCGAGCGACCGCGATGCTGCTGGCCGGGCTGCCCCTGGGCGGCATCGCACTCGGGTACGGCATCGGCGTCGACCCGCTCGCCGTGCTGCTGCGTACGCCGATCGGGGCCGGCTGCGCGGTCGGCGCGATCGTCCTGCAACTCGCGGGCCTGGCCTGGGCCGACCGACTCGCCGGCAGCGCCTTGCGGGCGGCCTGA
- a CDS encoding TadA family conjugal transfer-associated ATPase — protein sequence MTDRIRVAGPTGSGPADNRPPSAGRGAAAGGPLASRVRRRFATEGTAITPAAVVAAVRDEPGAAVLGDTAVLRMAGQVHDDLVGAGPLAPLLADTEVTDVLVNGVRVWVDRGRGLQPVPVALGTRDDVRRLAQRLAAGCGRRLDEGSPYVDGRLPDGTRLHAVLPPVATDGPYLSLRTFRQRPFTLDELVRHGTVPRPAAGLLAAVVAARLAYLVVGGTGSGKTTLLNTLLGLVPPTERIVLVEDAAELRPVHPHVVGLQARTANVEGTGTVGLSDLVRQALRMRPDRIVVGECRGAEVVDLLAALNTGHDGGAGTLHANAPADVPARLEALGLLGGLPRAALHAQVTAALQVLLQVRRTEAGRVLEAVCLLLPSGPERLVTVVPAWRRGEGAGPAATALARLLTERGVPVPAVLLEPAAPTRPELPARPGLPTRPELPARSGPLARPELPSRPAGGRS from the coding sequence ATGACCGACCGCATCCGCGTCGCCGGTCCCACCGGTTCGGGGCCGGCGGACAACCGACCCCCGTCCGCCGGCCGGGGCGCCGCCGCCGGTGGCCCCTTGGCCAGCCGGGTCCGCCGACGGTTCGCCACCGAGGGTACGGCGATCACCCCGGCCGCCGTGGTCGCCGCCGTACGCGACGAACCCGGTGCGGCGGTCCTCGGCGACACCGCCGTGCTCCGGATGGCCGGTCAGGTCCATGACGACCTCGTCGGCGCCGGCCCGCTCGCCCCACTGCTCGCCGATACCGAGGTCACCGACGTGCTGGTGAACGGCGTACGGGTCTGGGTCGACCGGGGACGGGGACTGCAACCGGTGCCGGTCGCACTCGGCACTCGTGACGACGTACGCAGGCTGGCCCAGCGGCTCGCGGCCGGTTGTGGGCGGCGCCTCGACGAGGGATCCCCGTACGTCGACGGGCGGCTGCCGGACGGCACTCGGCTGCACGCCGTACTGCCGCCGGTGGCGACCGACGGGCCGTACCTGTCACTGCGTACCTTTCGGCAGCGCCCGTTCACCCTCGACGAACTCGTACGCCACGGCACCGTGCCCCGGCCGGCGGCAGGACTGCTCGCCGCCGTGGTGGCCGCCCGGTTGGCGTACCTGGTTGTCGGCGGCACCGGATCCGGCAAGACCACCCTGCTCAACACGCTGCTCGGCCTGGTTCCGCCGACCGAACGGATCGTCCTGGTCGAGGACGCCGCCGAACTACGCCCGGTGCACCCGCACGTGGTCGGCCTACAGGCCAGGACCGCCAACGTGGAGGGCACCGGCACGGTCGGGCTCAGTGACCTGGTTCGTCAGGCCCTGCGGATGCGCCCGGACCGGATCGTGGTGGGCGAGTGCCGGGGCGCCGAGGTGGTCGACCTGCTCGCCGCGCTCAACACCGGACACGACGGCGGGGCGGGGACCCTGCACGCCAACGCCCCGGCTGACGTACCGGCCAGACTGGAGGCGCTCGGCCTGCTCGGTGGCCTGCCCCGAGCAGCCCTGCACGCACAGGTCACCGCCGCCCTCCAGGTCCTGTTGCAGGTACGCCGTACCGAGGCGGGCCGGGTGCTGGAAGCGGTCTGCCTGCTCCTGCCGAGCGGGCCGGAACGGCTGGTCACCGTCGTACCGGCCTGGCGACGAGGTGAGGGGGCGGGACCGGCCGCCACCGCGCTGGCCCGACTCCTCACCGAACGAGGGGTGCCCGTACCAGCGGTCCTGCTCGAACCGGCGGCGCCGACTCGGCCGGAGTTGCCGGCGCGACCGGGCCTCCCGACTCGCCCGGAGTTGCCGGCTCGATCGGGACCGCTAGCTCGGCCGGAGTTGCCGTCCCGGCCGGCGGGAGGTCGATCGTGA
- a CDS encoding AAA family ATPase, whose translation MTDDDLAFEEIEDVMSDKLGRVLTLADIHALPPPEPLIEGALGFRSAVIMVGATGSNKTFAVIGMGCSVATGKPWLGHHVAMTGHVIFVVGEGAYGLGGRIAAWEEENEAKLNPEMVTFVLKPASLKDPIFWEALTKLAVDRDAVLVVLDTFSSLAPEADETKDAAPVMRYLSDLSMDIDGTAVLVHHTGWGPQNRARGGSQFESNADEVIVLEKQEPDNPETLVCIRRKKVKEGPAGAETWVRRVPVGRSAVLEVADVPASEKGPRPAMRKEILTLVTAEPWQHTKTDVRARVGGKPTIFNEVWNQLTGMPTPSIVARSVKRDGDRQESERWGPPRREE comes from the coding sequence ATGACCGACGACGACTTGGCGTTCGAGGAGATCGAGGACGTGATGTCGGACAAGCTGGGGCGGGTTCTCACCCTGGCGGACATCCACGCGCTCCCACCGCCCGAACCGCTGATCGAGGGCGCGCTTGGGTTCCGCTCGGCAGTGATCATGGTCGGAGCGACGGGCAGTAACAAGACGTTTGCTGTCATCGGCATGGGGTGCTCGGTGGCGACCGGTAAGCCGTGGCTCGGTCACCACGTGGCCATGACCGGTCACGTGATCTTCGTCGTAGGTGAAGGCGCCTACGGGCTTGGCGGTCGAATCGCTGCGTGGGAAGAGGAGAACGAAGCCAAGTTGAACCCGGAGATGGTGACCTTCGTTCTGAAGCCCGCCAGCCTGAAGGATCCGATCTTCTGGGAGGCGTTGACGAAGCTGGCCGTCGACCGTGATGCCGTGCTCGTCGTGCTGGACACGTTCTCGTCTCTGGCACCGGAGGCCGACGAGACGAAGGACGCCGCGCCGGTCATGAGATACCTGTCGGACCTGTCGATGGACATCGACGGGACGGCGGTGCTGGTGCACCACACCGGATGGGGACCCCAGAACCGCGCCCGAGGTGGATCACAGTTCGAGAGCAACGCCGACGAGGTCATCGTCTTGGAGAAACAGGAACCGGACAACCCCGAGACGTTGGTGTGCATCCGACGCAAGAAGGTCAAGGAGGGGCCAGCGGGGGCGGAGACCTGGGTTCGCCGTGTCCCGGTCGGCCGGTCAGCGGTGCTGGAAGTCGCGGACGTCCCGGCCAGCGAGAAGGGACCACGCCCGGCCATGCGGAAGGAAATCCTGACGCTCGTGACCGCCGAGCCGTGGCAGCACACCAAGACCGATGTCCGGGCGCGGGTCGGTGGCAAGCCAACGATCTTCAACGAGGTGTGGAACCAGTTGACCGGCATGCCCACACCGAGCATCGTCGCGCGGTCGGTCAAGCGTGACGGCGACCGCCAAGAATCCGAGCGGTGGGGACCGCCGCGACGTGAGGAATAA
- a CDS encoding helix-turn-helix domain-containing protein yields MATADLLLHPVRMRILQALFDADPLTTAQLRDRLPDIPAATMYRHIAVLADAGVLEVVDEKRVRGTVERSYRVRKEQAVIDPAARAAMTKEDHLRAYTTFSASLMGDFDRYLAHANADPTVDGVVYRQAAVWLTEEEFATLVEEIESAVLARVGHTRDDGRIRRVVSLVVVPDQPRTEAGPERPAD; encoded by the coding sequence ATGGCAACTGCGGACCTTCTCCTGCACCCCGTCCGGATGCGCATCCTGCAAGCGCTGTTCGACGCCGATCCGTTGACCACCGCACAGCTGCGCGACCGCCTACCCGACATCCCGGCCGCGACGATGTACCGGCATATCGCCGTGCTGGCCGACGCGGGCGTGCTCGAGGTGGTGGACGAGAAACGGGTACGCGGCACGGTGGAACGCAGCTACCGGGTACGCAAGGAGCAGGCGGTGATCGACCCCGCTGCGCGAGCGGCGATGACGAAGGAGGACCACCTGCGGGCGTACACGACGTTCTCGGCATCGTTGATGGGGGATTTCGACCGCTACCTCGCCCACGCAAACGCCGACCCCACCGTGGACGGGGTGGTCTACCGGCAGGCGGCGGTGTGGCTGACCGAGGAGGAGTTCGCCACGCTGGTCGAGGAGATCGAGAGCGCCGTCCTCGCCCGGGTCGGCCATACCAGGGACGACGGCCGTATCCGTCGCGTCGTCAGCCTGGTTGTCGTCCCGGACCAGCCCAGGACGGAAGCCGGTCCGGAGCGCCCGGCTGATTGA
- a CDS encoding TadE family type IV pilus minor pilin produces MIRRRWAEGDRGSFTAELAAGLPALVMLLLVGLAAVGAVTMKAQCVDAAREAALAVSRGEPGVPAGAGSAPPGATVSVTVAGERVIATVRAPIRVFGTRLPRLTVTATAVAAVEPGNPEPLT; encoded by the coding sequence GTGATCCGGCGCCGGTGGGCCGAGGGCGACCGGGGCTCGTTCACCGCCGAGTTGGCGGCCGGCCTGCCGGCGCTGGTGATGCTGCTGCTCGTCGGGCTGGCCGCCGTCGGTGCGGTCACCATGAAGGCCCAGTGTGTGGACGCGGCTCGGGAGGCGGCACTCGCCGTCTCCCGGGGCGAACCCGGAGTGCCGGCCGGAGCCGGGTCCGCCCCACCCGGCGCCACCGTGTCGGTCACGGTCGCGGGCGAGCGGGTGATCGCGACCGTACGCGCACCGATTCGGGTCTTCGGCACCCGACTGCCGAGGCTGACCGTCACCGCGACCGCGGTGGCCGCCGTGGAACCCGGCAACCCGGAACCTCTGACATGA
- a CDS encoding alpha/beta hydrolase family protein — protein MRDVDMTATADDGLPLAGTLTLPAGAGPHPAVLLLHASGRLDRDGNTTSRHRMELGPPLAAALANNGIATLRYDRRGVGATSGDWRTTGFVDNRRDAAAALRALAGRSDIRADAIGVVGHSEGAVHAMSLGAGPGVAAVVLLAGFARPGEDALRWQAGMIARTLPVAVRPLLPLLGALAGRQLTRIKATSTDVVRVAGMRMNARWMREMLAHDPRPDLANIKVPVLAITGAKDVQVDPADLDEIRRLVPGEVRVHRIPDLTHPLRRDPGRASVRSYPRLLRRPVDPDLLAQVTGWLAQRLNESPR, from the coding sequence ATGCGGGACGTCGACATGACCGCCACCGCCGACGACGGGCTGCCCCTGGCCGGCACGTTGACCCTGCCCGCGGGCGCCGGCCCGCACCCGGCCGTCCTGCTGCTGCACGCCTCGGGGCGGCTGGACCGCGACGGCAACACCACCAGCCGGCACCGGATGGAACTCGGACCGCCGCTGGCCGCCGCGCTCGCGAACAACGGCATCGCGACCCTGCGCTACGACCGGCGCGGCGTCGGAGCCACCTCCGGCGATTGGCGTACGACCGGATTCGTCGACAACCGACGCGATGCCGCCGCCGCACTACGCGCCCTGGCCGGAAGATCCGACATTCGGGCGGACGCCATCGGTGTGGTCGGGCACAGCGAAGGCGCCGTGCACGCCATGTCCCTCGGCGCGGGCCCGGGGGTGGCCGCGGTGGTGCTGCTGGCCGGGTTCGCCCGACCGGGCGAGGACGCGCTGCGCTGGCAGGCCGGGATGATCGCCCGCACCCTGCCGGTCGCCGTACGCCCGCTGCTGCCGCTGCTGGGAGCCCTGGCCGGTCGGCAGTTGACTCGGATCAAGGCGACCAGCACGGATGTGGTGCGGGTCGCCGGGATGCGGATGAACGCCCGGTGGATGCGGGAGATGCTCGCCCACGATCCGCGCCCGGATCTGGCGAACATCAAGGTCCCCGTCCTGGCGATCACCGGTGCCAAGGACGTCCAGGTCGATCCCGCGGACCTGGACGAGATCCGCCGGCTGGTGCCCGGTGAGGTCAGGGTTCACCGGATCCCCGACCTCACCCACCCGTTGCGCCGCGACCCCGGTCGTGCGTCGGTGCGCTCCTATCCGCGACTCCTCCGCCGGCCGGTCGACCCCGATCTGCTCGCACAGGTCACCGGCTGGCTCGCCCAGCGACTGAACGAAAGCCCTCGCTAG
- a CDS encoding Rv3654c family TadE-like protein — protein sequence MTGSVFGRGDRGSASLWLLAVGLTLVMAGMAGAAVGAARVAKHRARVAADFGALAGAARTPDGPAVACARAAELVDANGGRMLDCMVDGLDLQLVVEVAVTPLPGLGRVARASARAGPARG from the coding sequence ATGACCGGGTCCGTGTTCGGTCGCGGGGATCGGGGGAGCGCTTCGCTGTGGCTGCTGGCAGTCGGGCTGACGCTGGTCATGGCCGGTATGGCCGGGGCTGCGGTGGGTGCGGCCAGGGTCGCCAAGCACCGGGCAAGGGTGGCCGCCGACTTCGGCGCCCTGGCCGGCGCCGCCCGTACGCCCGACGGCCCGGCCGTGGCCTGTGCACGCGCCGCCGAACTGGTCGACGCCAACGGTGGCCGGATGCTCGACTGCATGGTGGACGGGCTCGACCTGCAACTCGTGGTCGAGGTCGCGGTGACCCCACTACCGGGCCTGGGCCGGGTGGCCCGCGCCTCCGCCCGCGCCGGCCCGGCACGAGGCTGA